The window ACCCACCGCTCGCGCGGGCTAAACCATTCGGGATGATTGTAATAGGAGAGATCATGAACGGCTGCGGTTTGAATCCCGGAAAAGAAAGGAACACAGTTTGCAGTTGGAGTAAAAAATAATTGAATATTTCTTCTTCGAATTTCCGGTCCAAGAATCGTGTGCAGCCAGGCAAGATTTCTTTTCTTTGAAGGAAGAAGAACCGCCTCCACGCGAGCCGGAATCGAATCCGCGGGAATCTCATTTTTAAAAAACAGCTGGATTTTGAAATCCGGCGGCAGATCTATTTCTTGCAGGATATTGGATAAGTAATTTCCAACTCCCGTGGGCTTCCCTTCGAGTTCTCTTCCATCGATTCCGATAAGCAAAAACTACACCTTGAAAATGCTGATCTCTTGTTTGAGAATGCCTGCTTGCTCCATCAAAAGCGAAAGCGCGCGTTCCATATCAGCCACACTGTTCAGATTCCTGTGACTGCTTTCGCGGAAGAAGTCGACGATTTTCACGATTTGTTCGCTCCCTTTCGCTTGCTCGGAAGTGGCTTTCATGATGTGAGCTACCATCTCCGTAACATGCTCCATCGCCTCCGTGATTTGCTTGCTTCCTTTCGCCTGTTCCACTGTTGCCCGATTCACGAAGACCGTCATTTCCCGCATATTTTCCACTGCTGAAATGATTTGTTCACTTCCCGCCTTCTGTTCGGTAGTCGCTTTGTTGATCTGCATCATCATTTCGCGCACCTGCTCTATCGCCTGATTGATCGAACGAATTCCTTTCGATTGTTCCCCGGTCGCCTTGGCAATCTCGCGAGACATATCCGAAGAACTCCGTGCGGACTCAAGAATCTTCTTTAGATTCTCGTTGGCCCTTCTGGAAAGTCCGACCCCTTCTTCCACAATTTGGGATCCGCTCACCATTGTTTGAACAGCATTGGCAACGTCATGCTGAACAGTTTTGATCAGAGTATCGATTTCCTTTGTGGAAGAAGCAGTTCTTTCCGCCAGCTCCCGTATTTCTTCGGCAACCACTGCGAAACCTTTGCCATGCTCACCCGCCTGCGCAGCAATGATCGCAGCGTTCAAAGCCAGAAGGTTCGTTTGCTCCGCAATGTCATCGATGACGTTTAAGATCTTGCCGATCTCTTCAGAGCTGCTCCCAAGTTTTGCTATGACTTCCCCCGCTCCATGAACACTGGAACGGGCTCTTTCCATTCCCCCCATTGTACTTTCCACCGACTTCATTCCCATTTCAGCATTGGCCGTGACCTGTTCACTCAATTCCTGGGAGCTGGCAGCATTTTTTTCCACCTGGCGGATCGAACCTTCCATTTGTTTGATGGAGGCGGCCGTATCGGTAATCAAAGTGGCTAGAAGCTCAACGCTGTGATCCACCTGTTGTATGGAGGAAACCATTTCTGTGATGGATGAAGCCGTTTCGTCTACCGAACTGGAAAGAGATTTGATATGGCCGCTGACCTCATCGATGCTGGAAGCCATCTCGACAATGGACGAAGAAGTTTGCTCTGCTGATGAAGACAAATTTTCGACATTCTCCGCAACTCCTTTGAGCGAAGTGTTCATTTGCGATATCGCGGAGGAAACTTCCTCAAGTGAAGAAACCTGCGATTTGCTTGCCTGCATAACAGCAACGGTACTATCCTGTATCTGTTCGCGGCCTTGATCCACTCGCACATAAGCATCTCTGACGCGCCGGATCATTCTTGCGAGGTTATCGGCCATGACGTTAAAGGATTGTGCAAGCATACCCAGCTCATCTTTTCCAGCAGCCGGCACATGCTGATTTAAATCTCCGCGCGCAAGTACCGAAGCCGCTTCTGCCACCTGAGCAACAGAAGTCGTGGTTGACGTACTTAGAAAATACGCCACGGCGAGTCCAAACAGCGCAACCACGCCGATGGTAGCCAGAAATACAAGTCTCAGCTGGGTGATCGCCTCATCCATCGTGGTGGGCAGAACGGCCATTCGCACAACCCCGATTAACCTCACCTCCTTTTGCGGCGACGTTTCACCCAGAGCGCTCAAATCAAGGGAGCTGAATTCGCCGACTCTACCGGCCATGGAGACAACCGGAGCATAGAAATCATAGAGTTGTTTTCCATCGGCTCCCGTAATCGAATCCCCCTGTTTGCGTAATAAAGTTCGATACTGTTCGATGTTAAAGTTTTCGTATTGCGGTGGTCTGCGCCGCGGATCGCTTTGAGCGCGGTATTTCCCATCGCTCGTTTGAATAATTCTGCCTGCTGCATCCACAAACTCAACATATTCGATGCCTTCTTCTGTTTCAATGATCCTGCGCAAAATCGGTTCTAATTCATCCGCCAATCCCAGACTGACCTGGTAAGCATGAGATTCCGCGAGGCGTCTGACGATTACTTCTCCCCTATGGACAAGTTCCTCCCGCAAATACCTCCGCGCTAGATAAAGCATCGTAATCCCCATTCCCAGGATCAGCAGAAGTAAAAACGCTACGAATAATCGAATTTTGAAACGCAAGCTTCGGTTACGAAACATAAACTAAGTGTTCAAAGTGTTACTTATAGATTTTAGCGGCGATCTCTTGCAGATTCTGGGGAATCGTCAAACCCAACAGTTCCGCCGCCTTAAGATTGATAATGACTCTTGGCTTTTGAAGTTCCTGCATCGGCACTTTCGAAGTAGGAGCGCCTTTAAGGATTTTATTCGCCATCTCACCGGCAATCCGTCCTGTCTCCACTGTATCCACCGAGTACGAAAAAATAGCGCCCGAGCGAACATATCGATCGCTCGGCCCGACACACGGCAATTTATTTTCCAGTGATTTCGAGCCAATGTATTTAATTACTTCTTCCGAATTTAGAGATGGATCCGGTGGAATCCAAAGCGCGTCCACGCGTCCAATGAGGTCGGTCATGGCTTTTTGTAAATCGAGATTCGAGCTGATTGGAGATGTAATGAGCTCCAGATTTGCATCTTCAGCTGCTTTACTCGCGATGGAGATAAGGGGATCATTCAAATCCTTCGTGTAGATTGTTCCGACCCGACTGATTCTGCGATTGAGCGATTTGAGAACCGCGAATTGTTCCCGGACCGGAACAGAAAGCGCCACTCCAGTCGCCTGTTCTTTTTTGAATCCTCGTCTTTCCGGGTCTGCTACGAAAGCAAAAACCAGTGGAATTGCCGGGAAGTTCTCATAAATGAGAGCTGCAGCTTGAGTGCCTATCGCAAAGACTACATTGAAATTGCCGGCCCGTATCGAATTGAGGAGTTCGTCTCTATTGGATAGATCTTCCAGCAGGTTGAATTCTTTACTGTTTTGAAAGCAGATACTGGTAAATCCGTTTCTTGCTTCATCGAATGCAACAACACCGGCAGTTTTTACAATCGCCACATCAGCGCACGCAACTCTTGCACTGACCAGAATCACCGCGATCAGAAACTGCTTAACACGATTCATGAAAGTGATTTTTTTCGCAAATTCTTTAACCGCCAAGACGCTAAGTCGC is drawn from bacterium and contains these coding sequences:
- a CDS encoding methyl-accepting chemotaxis protein — its product is MFRNRSLRFKIRLFVAFLLLLILGMGITMLYLARRYLREELVHRGEVIVRRLAESHAYQVSLGLADELEPILRRIIETEEGIEYVEFVDAAGRIIQTSDGKYRAQSDPRRRPPQYENFNIEQYRTLLRKQGDSITGADGKQLYDFYAPVVSMAGRVGEFSSLDLSALGETSPQKEVRLIGVVRMAVLPTTMDEAITQLRLVFLATIGVVALFGLAVAYFLSTSTTTSVAQVAEAASVLARGDLNQHVPAAGKDELGMLAQSFNVMADNLARMIRRVRDAYVRVDQGREQIQDSTVAVMQASKSQVSSLEEVSSAISQMNTSLKGVAENVENLSSSAEQTSSSIVEMASSIDEVSGHIKSLSSSVDETASSITEMVSSIQQVDHSVELLATLITDTAASIKQMEGSIRQVEKNAASSQELSEQVTANAEMGMKSVESTMGGMERARSSVHGAGEVIAKLGSSSEEIGKILNVIDDIAEQTNLLALNAAIIAAQAGEHGKGFAVVAEEIRELAERTASSTKEIDTLIKTVQHDVANAVQTMVSGSQIVEEGVGLSRRANENLKKILESARSSSDMSREIAKATGEQSKGIRSINQAIEQVREMMMQINKATTEQKAGSEQIISAVENMREMTVFVNRATVEQAKGSKQITEAMEHVTEMVAHIMKATSEQAKGSEQIVKIVDFFRESSHRNLNSVADMERALSLLMEQAGILKQEISIFKV
- a CDS encoding ABC transporter substrate-binding protein, translating into MNRVKQFLIAVILVSARVACADVAIVKTAGVVAFDEARNGFTSICFQNSKEFNLLEDLSNRDELLNSIRAGNFNVVFAIGTQAAALIYENFPAIPLVFAFVADPERRGFKKEQATGVALSVPVREQFAVLKSLNRRISRVGTIYTKDLNDPLISIASKAAEDANLELITSPISSNLDLQKAMTDLIGRVDALWIPPDPSLNSEEVIKYIGSKSLENKLPCVGPSDRYVRSGAIFSYSVDTVETGRIAGEMANKILKGAPTSKVPMQELQKPRVIINLKAAELLGLTIPQNLQEIAAKIYK